The following are encoded together in the Bradyrhizobium sp. CCGUVB1N3 genome:
- the miaB gene encoding tRNA (N6-isopentenyl adenosine(37)-C2)-methylthiotransferase MiaB, protein MTPPRKLHIKSYGCQMNVYDAQRMVDTLAPDGFVETASAEDADLVILNTCHIREKASEKVYSELGRLRVAKDEAARGGRTMQIAVAGCVAQAEGEEIVRRAPVVDVVVGPQSYHHLPELLKRAGHDGRAIETEFPAADKFGFLAQPKPDAIRARGISAFVTVQEGCDKFCTFCVVPYTRGAEVSRPVAKIVDDVKRLADNGVRELTLIGQNVNAYHGGGPDGQSWPLGRLLEHLAQIPGIARLRYSTSHPRDVDDSLIAAHRDLPGLMPFVHLPVQSGSDRILAAMNRKHTADDYRKVIDRFRAACQDIAFSSDFIVGFPGETEQDFRATLALVTQIGYAAAYSFKYSARPGTPAADMQETVSLVEMDQRLERLQELIDAQQSAFNKAAIGTTVDVLFEREARNAGQIVGRTAYLQPAHVMASPDIIGKILPVRIDSLERYSLLGELVTPELAQRPALSPIATGA, encoded by the coding sequence ATGACGCCGCCGCGCAAGCTGCACATCAAATCATATGGCTGCCAGATGAACGTCTACGATGCCCAGCGCATGGTCGACACGCTGGCTCCGGATGGATTCGTGGAGACGGCGAGCGCTGAAGACGCCGACCTCGTCATCCTCAACACCTGCCATATCCGCGAGAAGGCATCGGAGAAGGTCTATTCCGAGCTCGGGCGCCTGCGTGTCGCCAAGGACGAGGCGGCACGCGGTGGCCGCACCATGCAGATCGCGGTCGCCGGCTGCGTGGCGCAGGCCGAGGGCGAGGAGATCGTGCGCCGCGCGCCGGTCGTCGATGTCGTGGTGGGCCCGCAGAGCTATCACCATCTGCCGGAGCTGTTGAAGCGCGCAGGCCATGACGGCCGCGCGATAGAGACCGAATTTCCGGCAGCCGACAAGTTCGGCTTCCTCGCCCAGCCAAAGCCTGACGCGATCCGCGCGCGCGGCATTTCCGCCTTCGTTACCGTGCAGGAAGGCTGCGACAAGTTCTGCACCTTCTGCGTCGTGCCCTATACGCGCGGCGCCGAAGTGTCGCGTCCGGTGGCGAAGATCGTCGACGACGTGAAGCGGCTCGCCGACAACGGCGTGCGCGAGCTGACGCTGATCGGCCAGAACGTCAACGCCTATCATGGCGGGGGACCGGACGGACAAAGCTGGCCGCTCGGCAGGCTGCTCGAGCATCTCGCACAGATTCCCGGCATCGCGCGCCTGCGCTATTCGACCAGCCATCCCCGCGACGTCGATGACAGTTTGATTGCGGCCCACCGCGATCTGCCCGGCCTGATGCCGTTCGTGCACCTGCCGGTGCAGTCCGGCTCGGACCGGATCCTGGCGGCCATGAACCGCAAGCATACCGCCGATGATTATCGGAAAGTCATCGACCGTTTCCGGGCTGCCTGCCAAGATATTGCTTTTTCATCAGATTTTATCGTGGGCTTCCCTGGGGAGACCGAGCAAGATTTTCGCGCGACCCTCGCACTGGTCACACAAATCGGCTACGCTGCGGCGTACTCGTTCAAATATTCGGCCCGGCCGGGAACCCCGGCCGCGGATATGCAGGAGACGGTGTCCCTAGTCGAGATGGACCAGCGATTGGAGCGGCTCCAGGAGTTGATCGACGCCCAGCAATCGGCCTTCAACAAGGCTGCGATTGGCACAACCGTTGACGTGCTGTTCGAGCGCGAGGCGCGTAATGCCGGCCAGATCGTGGGCCGCACCGCTTACCTTCAGCCCGCGCATGTGATGGCATCGCCCGACATCATCGGAAAAATCCTGCCGGTTCGCATCGACAGCCTCGAACGCTACAGCCTGCTTGGCGAGCTCGTGACGCCTGAGCTCGCGCAGCGGCCCGCTTTATCGCCAATCGCCACTGGAGCCTGA
- a CDS encoding PhoH family protein, producing MQVPPETQVVIDFDDNRAASALVGPYGQNLAQIERRLGVVVDSKGNHITIGGTRDGCDAARRVLEMLYAQAVKGQDLDQGEVEGAIRAVIAQGSLFEFDAKSAKSTFESINLRKRPVRARTAAQDSYIRALKRHELVFGIGPAGTGKTWLAVAHAAQLFERKEVDKIILSRPAVEAGERLGFLPGDLREKVDPYLRPIYDALYDLMDARIVERALQTGEIEIAPLAFMRGRTLTNAVIILDEAQNTTSMQMKMFLTRLGENSRMIVTGDPSQIDLPNGQTSGLSEATRLLGGVEGISQVHFTAEDVIRHELVARIVAAYEGSAQRPAAGKP from the coding sequence ATGCAAGTTCCGCCCGAAACCCAGGTCGTCATCGACTTCGATGACAACCGCGCCGCTTCCGCGCTGGTCGGCCCTTACGGGCAGAATCTGGCGCAGATCGAGCGCCGGCTCGGCGTCGTCGTCGATTCCAAGGGCAACCACATCACCATCGGCGGCACGCGCGACGGCTGCGACGCCGCACGGCGCGTGCTGGAGATGCTCTACGCCCAGGCGGTGAAGGGACAGGATCTCGACCAGGGCGAGGTCGAAGGCGCGATCCGCGCCGTGATCGCGCAGGGCTCGCTGTTCGAGTTCGACGCCAAGTCGGCCAAGTCGACCTTCGAAAGCATCAATTTGCGCAAGCGTCCGGTGCGCGCGCGCACCGCCGCACAGGATTCCTACATCCGCGCCCTGAAGCGCCATGAGCTGGTGTTCGGCATCGGCCCCGCCGGCACCGGCAAGACCTGGCTCGCGGTTGCCCATGCCGCGCAGCTGTTCGAGCGCAAGGAAGTCGACAAGATCATCCTGTCGCGCCCGGCGGTGGAAGCCGGCGAGCGGCTCGGCTTCCTGCCCGGCGATCTCCGCGAGAAGGTCGATCCCTATCTGCGCCCGATCTACGACGCGCTCTACGACCTGATGGACGCGCGCATCGTCGAGCGCGCGCTGCAGACCGGCGAGATCGAGATCGCGCCGCTCGCCTTCATGCGCGGCCGCACGCTGACCAATGCCGTGATCATCCTGGACGAGGCGCAAAACACCACCTCGATGCAGATGAAGATGTTCCTGACCCGTCTCGGCGAGAACAGCCGCATGATCGTGACCGGCGATCCGTCGCAGATCGACCTTCCGAACGGCCAGACCTCCGGCCTGTCGGAGGCGACCCGTCTGCTCGGCGGCGTCGAGGGCATTTCACAAGTTCATTTCACCGCCGAGGACGTGATCCGCCACGAGCTCGTGGCGCGGATCGTTGCCGCCTATGAGGGGTCGGCGCAGCGGCCGGCCGCAGGCAAGCCATAG
- the ybeY gene encoding rRNA maturation RNase YbeY, with protein MSHSNLPMTEVLVVADCWQNEPDAEAVIQRAIAAAAASVDDDVSDAEVAVMLTDDSGIRTLNGNWRGIDKPTNVLSFPALQPEGEWKAGDAPRMLGDIAIAYETLRREADEEQKPFDHHLSHLAVHGFLHLIGYDHENDADAEEMEALEQDVLAQLGIPDPYAER; from the coding sequence ATGTCACATTCCAACCTTCCAATGACCGAGGTTCTCGTCGTTGCCGACTGCTGGCAGAACGAGCCCGATGCCGAAGCAGTGATCCAGCGCGCCATCGCCGCGGCGGCGGCTTCCGTCGACGACGACGTCTCGGACGCCGAAGTAGCCGTGATGCTGACCGATGATTCCGGCATCCGCACGCTGAACGGCAACTGGCGCGGCATCGACAAGCCGACCAACGTGCTGTCCTTTCCTGCACTCCAGCCGGAGGGCGAATGGAAGGCCGGCGATGCGCCGCGCATGCTCGGCGACATCGCCATCGCCTATGAGACGCTGCGACGCGAGGCGGACGAGGAACAGAAGCCGTTCGACCACCATTTGAGCCACCTCGCGGTGCACGGTTTCCTGCACCTGATCGGCTACGACCACGAAAACGACGCTGACGCGGAGGAGATGGAAGCGCTCGAACAGGACGTCCTGGCCCAACTCGGTATCCCGGACCCCTATGCAGAGCGCTGA
- a CDS encoding hemolysin family protein, translating into MADSEPIHDNPRNTRNLPAVVQPGEIARPTAEGWLIRAIRTLFGWKAGSVRDDLQVVLDATTPDDAGFSAVERTMLRNILNLHERRIADVMVHRADIIAVKRDIPLGELMDRFESAGHSRFVVYNETLDDPVGIVHIRDLLTFMTAKARVSEATKTKRKKPLPAGLDLRAVDLALPLQDAHIIRKLLYVPPSMRAIDLLAQMQASRIHLALVVDEYGGSDGLVSLEDIVEQIVGEIDDEHDSDEPPSIVRQLDNSFIADARASLDDVRSVIGEDFVTGEAGEEVETLGGYLVSFVGRLPVRGEVISGPGNYEVEVLDADPRRVKRLRIAARKERPAPRTQRESRRREASPDQGTPPTGDTPNPPPGDGAGSQ; encoded by the coding sequence ATGGCGGATTCCGAACCAATCCACGACAATCCGCGCAACACCCGCAACCTGCCCGCGGTGGTGCAGCCGGGCGAGATCGCGCGTCCGACCGCCGAAGGCTGGCTGATCCGCGCCATCCGCACGCTGTTCGGCTGGAAGGCCGGATCGGTCCGCGACGACCTCCAGGTCGTGCTCGATGCCACGACGCCTGACGATGCCGGCTTTTCCGCCGTCGAGCGCACCATGCTGCGCAACATCCTCAACCTGCATGAGCGCCGCATCGCCGACGTCATGGTGCATCGCGCCGACATCATCGCGGTGAAGCGCGACATCCCGCTCGGCGAGCTGATGGACCGCTTCGAGAGCGCAGGCCATTCCCGCTTCGTGGTCTACAACGAGACGCTCGACGATCCCGTCGGCATCGTGCACATCCGCGATCTCCTGACCTTCATGACGGCCAAGGCCCGCGTCTCGGAAGCCACCAAGACCAAACGCAAGAAGCCGCTGCCCGCCGGTCTCGATTTGCGCGCCGTCGACCTCGCGCTGCCGCTGCAGGACGCCCACATCATCCGCAAGCTGCTCTACGTGCCGCCCTCGATGCGGGCGATCGACCTGCTCGCGCAGATGCAGGCTTCGCGCATCCATCTCGCGCTCGTGGTCGACGAATATGGCGGCTCCGACGGGCTGGTCTCGCTCGAGGATATCGTCGAGCAGATCGTCGGCGAGATCGACGACGAGCATGACAGCGACGAGCCGCCGTCGATCGTGCGCCAGCTCGACAATTCCTTCATCGCCGATGCGCGCGCGAGCCTCGACGACGTCCGCTCCGTGATCGGCGAGGATTTCGTTACCGGCGAGGCGGGTGAAGAGGTCGAGACGCTCGGCGGCTATCTCGTCAGCTTCGTCGGCCGCCTGCCGGTGCGCGGCGAGGTGATCTCCGGCCCCGGCAATTACGAGGTCGAAGTGCTCGACGCCGATCCGCGCCGCGTCAAGCGCCTGCGCATTGCGGCTCGCAAGGAACGACCGGCACCGCGCACCCAGCGCGAAAGCCGCCGCCGCGAGGCGTCACCCGATCAAGGAACCCCGCCAACCGGCGACACGCCCAATCCGCCGCCCGGCGACGGAGCCGGCTCGCAGTGA
- the lnt gene encoding apolipoprotein N-acyltransferase encodes MTPAQRLRMVALAIILTWGWKRALIAMAAGALSVLALAPFNAWPVLFLTFPVLVWLIDGAGGGRFGGVPAAALTGYWFGLGYFVPGLYWIGYAFFVDAQTFAWLTPFAVLGLPAYLAIYTAIGFALARLLWTKDGGRILALAASLTVAEWLRGHALTGFPWNAFGYALSEPLPLAQTASLIGLWGMTFLTVAIFASPAVLIDRTADRRMPWRVPVAAIALLIVMGLFGAIRLSLHPTTMVAGAKLRLMQPNLQQDAKFNYSAKAEVMKKYLALSDRASGPQSTGVRDTTILIWPESAFPFFLTREADAMAQIADLLPKGTVLITGSVRAPDLPPGTRITRAYNSIYVIDHDGSVLSVYDKLHLVPFGEFLPYQDLMEKLGFEQLTRVQGGFIPGTARHALPVPSAPTALPLICYEAIFPGDVAGREERPGWIVNLTNDGWFGISTGPYQHMEQARMRAIELGLPLVRSANTGVSAVVDPVGRTIASLGLGIEGVLDSGLPAAIPPTVYARVGDIPAAILVALALILAVRKRVARRLP; translated from the coding sequence GTGACCCCAGCGCAACGACTTCGGATGGTCGCGCTTGCCATCATCCTGACCTGGGGATGGAAGCGCGCGCTCATTGCCATGGCGGCCGGCGCGCTCTCGGTGCTGGCGCTGGCACCGTTCAATGCCTGGCCGGTGCTGTTCCTGACCTTCCCGGTGCTGGTCTGGCTGATCGACGGCGCCGGCGGCGGCCGGTTCGGCGGCGTTCCCGCCGCGGCGCTGACCGGCTACTGGTTCGGGCTCGGCTATTTCGTCCCCGGCCTCTACTGGATCGGCTACGCCTTCTTCGTCGATGCCCAGACCTTTGCCTGGCTGACGCCGTTCGCGGTGCTGGGCCTGCCGGCCTACCTCGCCATCTACACGGCGATCGGATTTGCGCTGGCGCGGCTGCTCTGGACCAAGGACGGCGGGCGCATTCTCGCGCTCGCGGCAAGTCTCACCGTGGCCGAGTGGTTGCGCGGCCATGCCCTGACCGGCTTTCCATGGAACGCCTTCGGCTATGCGCTGTCCGAGCCGCTGCCGCTGGCACAGACCGCGTCGCTGATCGGCCTGTGGGGCATGACGTTCCTGACGGTCGCGATCTTCGCCAGTCCCGCGGTGCTGATCGACCGCACCGCGGATCGGAGAATGCCGTGGCGCGTGCCGGTCGCAGCGATCGCATTGCTGATCGTCATGGGCCTCTTCGGCGCGATCCGCCTGTCGCTGCATCCGACGACGATGGTGGCGGGCGCAAAGCTCCGCCTGATGCAGCCTAACCTCCAGCAGGACGCCAAATTCAACTACTCCGCCAAGGCGGAGGTGATGAAGAAATATCTCGCCCTGTCGGACCGCGCCTCCGGACCTCAGTCGACCGGCGTACGCGATACCACCATCCTGATCTGGCCGGAATCAGCCTTTCCGTTCTTCCTGACCCGCGAAGCCGACGCGATGGCGCAAATCGCGGACCTCCTGCCCAAGGGAACAGTGCTGATCACGGGGTCGGTTCGTGCGCCCGATCTGCCGCCCGGCACGCGAATCACGCGTGCCTATAATTCGATCTATGTGATCGACCACGACGGCAGCGTGCTTTCAGTCTACGACAAGCTGCACCTGGTACCGTTCGGAGAATTTCTTCCCTATCAGGACCTGATGGAGAAGCTCGGCTTCGAGCAACTGACCCGGGTCCAGGGCGGCTTCATTCCCGGCACCGCGCGGCATGCGCTGCCGGTGCCGAGCGCGCCGACCGCGCTACCGCTCATCTGCTACGAGGCCATCTTTCCCGGTGACGTTGCCGGACGCGAAGAACGGCCGGGCTGGATCGTCAACCTGACCAATGACGGCTGGTTCGGAATTTCCACCGGCCCCTACCAGCACATGGAGCAGGCGCGGATGCGCGCCATCGAGCTCGGATTGCCGCTGGTCCGCTCGGCAAATACAGGGGTTTCGGCGGTCGTCGATCCCGTGGGCCGGACCATCGCCAGCCTTGGCCTCGGCATCGAAGGCGTGCTGGATTCGGGCCTGCCCGCTGCGATCCCGCCGACCGTGTATGCCAGGGTCGGCGACATTCCGGCCGCGATCCTCGTCGCGCTCGCCCTCATTCTTGCGGTGCGCAAGCGCGTTGCCAGACGGCTGCCCTGA
- a CDS encoding helix-turn-helix domain-containing protein, producing the protein MSKAPNPVDKYVGSRVRMRRIMLGMSQEKLGEALGLTFQQIQKYEKGTNRVGASRIQQIAEILQVPVSFLFEGGPSGTPGPDGFSEGASPSYVSDFLATSEGLALTKAFTRITDSKLRRSIVDLVEQIAAREGPDKR; encoded by the coding sequence ATGTCGAAAGCGCCCAACCCTGTTGACAAATATGTCGGCAGCCGCGTGCGCATGCGCCGCATCATGTTGGGCATGAGCCAGGAGAAGCTTGGCGAAGCGCTTGGCCTGACGTTCCAGCAGATCCAGAAATACGAGAAGGGCACCAACCGGGTCGGCGCGAGCCGCATTCAGCAGATCGCGGAAATCCTCCAGGTACCGGTATCGTTCCTGTTCGAGGGCGGGCCGAGCGGCACGCCGGGCCCCGATGGGTTCAGCGAAGGCGCCTCGCCCTCCTACGTCTCCGACTTTCTCGCCACGTCCGAAGGGCTGGCGCTGACGAAAGCCTTCACCCGGATCACCGATTCCAAGCTGCGCCGCTCGATCGTCGATCTCGTCGAGCAGATCGCCGCCCGCGAAGGTCCCGACAAGCGCTGA
- a CDS encoding M20 family metallopeptidase produces the protein MSSSNPFDTASILEGIRHWVEIETPTEAPEQVNKLMSVVTEQHRDLPVTTERVAGINGCGDHLVVRSAWGQDKPGILVLSHLDTVHPMGFIERLPFKVEGDSAFGPGIYDMKGGAYIAHHAFRNLCATSDRSPLGITHMFTSDEEIGSPTSRALIEAEGRKAKYVLVTEPARDGGKIVTGRKGVGRFEVFIKGVPAHAGSRPEDGRSAIRELANIIHALEGMNDLERGVTVNVGVVRGGTRPNVTPEEAYAEVDLRVLSHADAEEFVGKILGLTSKTEGVAVRVTGDLNRPPYEKSNSGASLYEHAKTLAGELGFDLIDTHTGGGSDGNFTAAHTATLDGLGVDGKGAHTHYEQLYVSSLEPRARLLYRLYQTLR, from the coding sequence ATGTCCAGCTCAAATCCGTTCGACACTGCGAGCATCCTTGAGGGCATCCGCCACTGGGTGGAGATCGAGACGCCGACGGAAGCGCCTGAGCAGGTCAACAAGCTGATGTCTGTCGTCACCGAGCAGCATCGCGACCTGCCCGTCACGACCGAACGCGTCGCGGGCATCAATGGCTGCGGTGATCATCTCGTGGTGCGCTCGGCATGGGGACAGGACAAACCCGGCATCCTCGTGCTCAGCCATCTCGACACCGTACACCCCATGGGCTTCATCGAGCGCCTGCCCTTCAAGGTCGAGGGCGACAGTGCCTTCGGCCCCGGCATCTACGACATGAAGGGCGGCGCCTATATCGCCCATCACGCCTTCCGCAACCTCTGCGCCACGTCCGACCGCTCGCCGCTCGGCATCACCCACATGTTCACCTCGGACGAGGAGATCGGCAGTCCGACCTCGCGCGCGCTGATCGAAGCGGAAGGACGCAAGGCCAAATATGTTCTGGTGACGGAGCCCGCGCGCGACGGCGGCAAGATCGTCACCGGGCGCAAGGGTGTCGGGCGTTTCGAAGTGTTCATCAAGGGCGTGCCCGCGCATGCGGGCTCGCGGCCCGAGGATGGCCGCAGCGCCATCCGCGAGCTCGCCAACATCATCCACGCACTTGAAGGAATGAACGATCTCGAGCGTGGCGTCACCGTCAATGTCGGCGTGGTGCGCGGTGGCACGCGGCCCAACGTCACGCCGGAAGAAGCCTATGCCGAGGTCGACCTGCGCGTGCTCAGCCATGCCGACGCCGAAGAATTCGTCGGAAAGATTCTTGGACTGACCTCGAAGACCGAAGGCGTCGCCGTCAGGGTCACCGGCGACCTCAACCGACCGCCCTACGAAAAGAGCAATTCCGGCGCGTCGCTCTATGAGCACGCGAAAACGCTGGCGGGCGAGCTCGGCTTCGATCTGATCGACACCCACACCGGCGGCGGCTCGGACGGCAATTTCACCGCGGCCCATACCGCAACGCTCGACGGACTTGGCGTCGACGGCAAGGGCGCGCACACCCATTATGAGCAGCTCTACGTCTCCTCGCTCGAGCCGCGCGCGCGGCTGCTCTATCGCCTGTACCAGACGCTGCGATGA
- the trmB gene encoding tRNA (guanosine(46)-N7)-methyltransferase TrmB: MSERRSDPARADDGERAFFGRRKGHKLRQHQADLVAHLLPHLALDITQQAPANACAIFDPAAQALRLEIGFGGGEHLAAEAQTFPATGFIGCEPYVNGMAKILAQIEAHNIGNIRLFAGDAAELLTWLPSSSLSRIDLIHPDPWPKRRHWKRRFVQDKTIAAMARVLRSGGEFRFVCDIDDYCAWTLSHLARAPDFVWLAERADDFRQPWEGYTMTRYGRKAEREGRRAAYLRFRRV; this comes from the coding sequence ATGAGCGAGCGCAGATCGGATCCGGCTCGCGCTGACGACGGCGAGCGCGCGTTCTTCGGCCGCCGCAAGGGGCACAAGCTCCGCCAGCACCAGGCCGACCTCGTCGCGCATCTGCTGCCGCATCTTGCGCTCGACATCACGCAACAGGCGCCTGCGAATGCGTGCGCGATCTTCGATCCCGCCGCACAAGCGCTGCGGCTCGAGATCGGCTTCGGCGGCGGCGAGCATCTGGCGGCGGAGGCGCAAACCTTTCCGGCCACCGGCTTCATCGGCTGCGAGCCCTATGTCAACGGCATGGCCAAAATCCTCGCGCAGATCGAGGCGCACAATATCGGCAATATCCGCCTGTTCGCAGGCGATGCGGCCGAGCTGCTCACCTGGTTGCCGAGCTCTTCGCTGTCGCGGATCGACCTGATTCATCCCGATCCCTGGCCGAAGCGGCGGCACTGGAAGCGGCGCTTCGTCCAGGACAAGACCATAGCCGCGATGGCGCGCGTGCTGAGAAGCGGCGGAGAATTCCGCTTCGTCTGCGACATCGACGATTACTGCGCCTGGACGCTGTCGCATCTCGCCCGCGCGCCGGATTTCGTCTGGCTCGCCGAGCGCGCCGACGATTTTCGGCAGCCCTGGGAGGGCTACACCATGACGCGCTACGGCAGAAAGGCCGAGCGCGAGGGCCGCAGGGCGGCGTATTTGCGATTCCGGAGAGTCTGA
- a CDS encoding DUF2336 domain-containing protein, with protein sequence MTVATSLIPGLDEIVRRGDPRRRSDIARAIAALFFQDAAKLRPDLVDLFDNLLIDLVPHADLTARIDLAERFSRVGNAPRHLVGQLARENEIQVAGPVLRRSPMLDEAALIEIARLKGQGHLLAMTERPVLSAEITDVLVERGDRDVVRRAAGNAGAMFSAGGYSELIKRAAQDGVLTLKIGQRDDLSGDQLKELLGGTLDVIRRRLSSVVKPARQMEIRRAMNEIEEASLPQGPRRDFSAAQRTVLGLNREGHLGESALLGFAKAHKYEESIAALSAMSGVRLSVLDRLIAGDRYDPILVLGRVLNLGWPTVRALILLWYGPQRAPADADIEVARMNFTKLMPSTADRVVNFWRSRQTI encoded by the coding sequence ATGACCGTTGCCACGTCGCTCATTCCCGGACTGGACGAGATCGTCAGGCGCGGCGACCCCAGGCGTCGCAGCGACATTGCGCGCGCCATCGCCGCACTGTTCTTCCAGGACGCCGCCAAGCTCAGGCCTGATCTCGTCGATCTCTTCGACAATCTCCTGATCGACCTCGTTCCGCATGCCGATCTGACGGCGCGCATCGATCTCGCCGAACGGTTTTCGCGCGTGGGGAACGCGCCGCGCCATCTCGTCGGTCAGCTCGCGCGCGAAAACGAAATTCAGGTGGCGGGCCCCGTGCTGCGCCGCTCGCCGATGCTCGACGAGGCCGCGCTGATCGAGATCGCGCGCCTGAAAGGTCAGGGCCACCTTCTCGCCATGACCGAGCGGCCCGTCCTGTCCGCAGAGATCACCGATGTGCTGGTCGAGCGCGGCGATCGCGACGTGGTGCGGCGTGCTGCCGGCAACGCCGGTGCGATGTTCTCGGCAGGAGGCTATTCGGAGCTGATCAAGCGCGCGGCGCAGGACGGTGTGCTGACGCTCAAGATCGGCCAGCGCGACGATCTCTCCGGCGACCAGCTCAAGGAGCTTCTGGGCGGAACGCTCGATGTCATCCGCCGTCGTCTGTCGAGCGTGGTCAAGCCTGCGCGCCAGATGGAGATCAGGCGGGCGATGAACGAGATCGAAGAGGCCTCGCTGCCGCAAGGTCCGCGGCGCGACTTCTCGGCAGCGCAGCGCACCGTGCTCGGTCTCAATCGCGAAGGCCATCTCGGCGAAAGCGCGCTGCTCGGCTTCGCCAAGGCCCACAAATATGAGGAATCCATCGCTGCGCTGTCCGCGATGTCCGGCGTCAGGCTCTCCGTCCTCGACCGTCTGATCGCGGGCGACCGCTACGACCCGATCCTGGTCCTGGGCCGGGTCTTGAATCTCGGCTGGCCGACCGTGCGCGCCCTGATCCTGTTGTGGTACGGCCCGCAGCGCGCGCCCGCAGATGCCGACATCGAGGTGGCGCGAATGAACTTCACCAAGCTGATGCCGTCGACCGCCGATCGCGTCGTGAATTTCTGGCGCAGCCGTCAGACGATCTGA
- the rimP gene encoding ribosome maturation factor RimP: MIEPSPGSTDTELLAEPRLVVEPGVAARVSAIAGPVLQGMGYRLVRIRISGEAGCTVQVMAERPDGSMQIEDCEAISRALSPVLDVADPIDRAYRLEISSPGIDRPLVRRSDFERHLGHLLKIEMAVAHDGRKRFRGTIAGIEGDRVRITRDEVKAGEDADLLLVMEDIGEARLVLTDELIAQSMRRGKAQEREMRRNLGLEPPQPAHAKISEQTTKNTKPKKKPAPKNTKQHRLAAERARRGEIEPDEGD; encoded by the coding sequence ATGATCGAACCGAGCCCTGGTTCCACAGATACCGAGCTATTGGCCGAGCCGCGGCTCGTGGTCGAGCCGGGCGTGGCCGCGCGGGTCTCGGCGATCGCGGGCCCCGTGCTGCAAGGCATGGGCTATCGCCTGGTGCGAATCCGCATCTCCGGGGAAGCCGGCTGCACGGTCCAGGTCATGGCGGAGCGGCCGGACGGCTCGATGCAGATCGAGGATTGCGAGGCGATCTCGCGGGCGCTGTCGCCGGTGCTCGACGTCGCCGATCCCATCGACCGCGCCTATCGGCTGGAGATTTCCTCGCCGGGTATCGACCGCCCGCTGGTGCGCCGCTCCGATTTCGAGCGCCATCTGGGGCATCTGCTGAAGATCGAGATGGCCGTCGCCCATGACGGTCGCAAGCGCTTCCGCGGCACCATTGCCGGCATCGAAGGCGACCGCGTTCGCATCACGCGCGACGAGGTCAAGGCGGGCGAGGATGCCGACCTTCTCCTGGTGATGGAGGATATCGGCGAGGCGCGGCTGGTTCTGACCGATGAGCTGATCGCGCAGTCCATGCGCCGGGGCAAGGCGCAGGAGCGCGAGATGCGCCGCAATCTCGGCCTGGAGCCGCCGCAACCGGCGCACGCCAAGATCAGCGAACAGACGACCAAGAACACCAAGCCGAAAAAGAAGCCGGCACCGAAGAACACCAAGCAACATCGCCTGGCCGCCGAACGTGCGCGGCGCGGCGAAATCGAGCCTGACGAAGGAGACTAG